The following are encoded in a window of Bradyrhizobium sp. WBOS07 genomic DNA:
- a CDS encoding alpha/beta fold hydrolase, whose amino-acid sequence MSRVQAGEVQLGWREWGGGDVTVVFIHGNLASKDWIELAAPLFPSGLRVIGIDWRGCGDSDRPKPVADYSNYAMQQHAQDMLAALDALGIRFCHLATHSTGGIIAARMLLMQPQRFGRVFALDPITPLGMAFSAAQIDVFRAMMASKEVTRAVMATAASSLFVPESLAPHSVPRFREGLGDIQRLFERILEQTFSVSEGIWIGTPVNLNREWESKELERRMAEIRHPHLVLWGERDGWIPPADLQAMAAAMPDCRLVIVPGVGHSMNLENPALYAGYFGAWFGGLAR is encoded by the coding sequence ATGTCAAGAGTGCAGGCGGGCGAGGTCCAGTTGGGCTGGCGGGAGTGGGGGGGAGGCGACGTCACCGTCGTCTTCATCCACGGCAATCTCGCCAGCAAGGACTGGATCGAGCTCGCCGCACCGCTGTTCCCTTCGGGACTGCGCGTGATCGGCATCGACTGGCGCGGTTGCGGCGATAGCGACCGGCCAAAGCCGGTCGCGGATTATTCCAATTATGCCATGCAGCAGCATGCGCAGGATATGCTCGCCGCTCTCGATGCGCTCGGCATCCGGTTCTGCCACCTCGCCACCCACTCCACGGGAGGCATCATCGCCGCGCGGATGCTGCTGATGCAGCCGCAACGGTTCGGGCGGGTGTTCGCGCTCGATCCGATTACTCCGCTGGGCATGGCCTTCAGCGCCGCTCAGATCGATGTCTTTCGCGCGATGATGGCGAGCAAGGAGGTGACGCGGGCGGTGATGGCGACTGCGGCATCCTCACTGTTCGTGCCTGAGAGTCTTGCGCCGCACTCGGTGCCGCGGTTTCGGGAGGGGCTTGGAGATATCCAACGCTTGTTCGAGCGTATCCTCGAGCAGACCTTCAGCGTCTCCGAGGGTATTTGGATCGGCACGCCCGTCAATCTCAATCGGGAGTGGGAAAGCAAGGAACTGGAGCGTCGAATGGCCGAAATCCGGCATCCGCACCTGGTGCTGTGGGGAGAGCGGGACGGGTGGATCCCGCCTGCGGATCTGCAAGCGATGGCGGCGGCGATGCCGGACTGCCGGTTGGTGATCGTGCCCGGTGTCGGGCATTCGATGAACCTCGAAAATCCGGCGCTGTATGCCGGCTATTTCGGTGCTTGGTTCGGAGGACTAGCGAGATAG
- a CDS encoding response regulator transcription factor — translation MPGLVYVVDDDASFRTAIERRLRFAGYDVVVHSSAEDLLDHLPSGEKPACVLLDVKIPGLSGPDLQSRLNELGLKLPIIFVTGYADTATTVRTIKAGAEDFLTKPVSSEQLIDAIERALARHNAAQSQQSRLSSFRAHLSSLTPRERQVFDLVVRGKINKQIAHELGTTERTIKAHRHQVMEKMRVHSFAELVSIAERLGLIDPGASND, via the coding sequence TTGCCCGGCCTTGTTTATGTGGTAGACGACGACGCATCTTTTCGCACCGCAATAGAGCGCCGACTGCGATTCGCGGGTTACGACGTCGTCGTCCATTCATCGGCGGAGGACTTGCTCGATCATCTCCCAAGCGGGGAGAAACCCGCTTGCGTGCTACTCGACGTGAAGATACCGGGCCTGAGCGGTCCTGACCTGCAAAGCCGGTTGAATGAGCTTGGTTTGAAGTTGCCGATCATCTTTGTCACCGGTTACGCAGACACAGCAACGACCGTGCGCACCATCAAGGCCGGTGCCGAGGATTTCCTGACGAAGCCGGTGTCATCAGAACAGTTGATCGACGCCATAGAGCGTGCCCTGGCGCGGCACAATGCCGCACAGAGCCAGCAAAGCAGGCTCAGCTCGTTTCGGGCTCACCTATCATCGCTGACACCGCGCGAGCGGCAAGTGTTCGACCTCGTCGTGCGCGGCAAGATCAACAAGCAGATCGCTCACGAACTCGGCACGACGGAGCGAACGATCAAGGCGCATCGCCATCAGGTCATGGAGAAGATGCGCGTCCATTCGTTCGCAGAACTCGTGTCGATCGCGGAGCGACTTGGGTTGATCGATCCGGGCGCCTCGAACGACTAG
- a CDS encoding potassium channel family protein, giving the protein MAGQFLAGGLVSAINIMIHAMVTVGAIGIARAAGLRHTHRPRLHLMAVMVATAAVLMLAHTLEILVWALAYLILGAAPAESDRLYFAFVNYTTLGYGDITPVQAWRLTGPMTAMNGILLFGWSTAVLFEVLRKTLEHLAAIGAGGFSSADR; this is encoded by the coding sequence ATGGCAGGCCAATTCCTGGCTGGCGGTCTCGTCAGCGCGATCAACATCATGATCCATGCGATGGTGACGGTCGGTGCAATCGGCATCGCTCGGGCCGCCGGGTTGAGGCATACCCACCGACCGAGGCTGCACCTGATGGCCGTCATGGTCGCGACGGCAGCGGTGCTCATGCTCGCGCACACGCTAGAGATCCTGGTCTGGGCACTCGCCTACCTGATCCTTGGTGCTGCGCCAGCGGAATCCGATCGGCTCTATTTTGCGTTCGTCAACTACACCACGCTGGGTTACGGCGATATCACGCCGGTTCAAGCGTGGCGTTTGACCGGGCCGATGACCGCCATGAACGGCATTCTTCTGTTCGGCTGGTCGACCGCCGTGTTGTTCGAAGTCTTGCGCAAGACGCTGGAGCATCTCGCAGCGATCGGCGCCGGCGGCTTCAGCTCTGCAGATCGATAG
- a CDS encoding helix-turn-helix domain-containing protein: MFVRITTDPTRRPNSLHDLGMTSGSNPTVSLSEFSYKKGTEIYGEKEPAEYVYQVKTGAVRSYKLLSDGRRQIGAFHLAGDIFGLENGSAHRFTAEAIVDTTVRLIRRQTLELVADSDPVVANNLLNMTTTNLQHAEDHMLLLGRKTSLERVAAFILEMDQRLTRTDVIALPMSRRDIADYLGLTLETVSRALSRLHEFGIIDFVGNTQRQIVLSDRQKLATIDLQS, translated from the coding sequence ATGTTTGTGCGCATCACGACCGATCCCACGCGCCGCCCCAATTCGCTTCACGACCTGGGAATGACCAGCGGCTCGAATCCGACGGTCAGTCTGAGCGAATTCTCATACAAGAAAGGGACTGAGATTTACGGCGAGAAGGAGCCCGCCGAATACGTCTATCAGGTCAAGACGGGCGCGGTGCGAAGCTACAAGCTTCTCTCGGACGGGCGGCGCCAGATCGGCGCGTTTCACCTTGCCGGCGACATCTTTGGCCTGGAGAATGGCAGTGCGCACCGTTTCACGGCTGAGGCGATCGTGGATACCACCGTCCGCCTGATCCGCAGGCAAACCTTGGAGCTTGTGGCCGACAGCGATCCGGTCGTTGCGAACAATCTGCTCAATATGACGACGACGAACCTCCAGCACGCCGAAGATCACATGCTGCTGCTGGGTCGCAAGACGTCACTGGAGCGGGTCGCCGCCTTCATCCTGGAGATGGATCAGCGACTGACCAGAACCGACGTGATAGCGCTGCCGATGTCGCGGCGCGATATCGCTGACTATCTTGGTCTGACGCTGGAGACGGTGTCTCGCGCCCTGTCGCGACTTCACGAGTTCGGCATTATCGATTTTGTCGGCAACACACAGCGCCAGATTGTGCTGTCCGATCGCCAAAAGCTTGCCACTATCGATCTGCAGAGCTGA